GCGGGAACATTGCGTGGCGAAGCTGCTCCGGCGTCAGGGAGGCGAGGACATAGGACTGGTCCTTGCCTTCGTCAGCGCTCCGGCGAAGCTCCAATGCGCCGCCGACAGTGGCCAGCCTGGCGTAGTGGCCAGTGGCCACGGCGTCGAATCCGAGAGCCATCGCCTTTTCGAGCAACGCTTCGAATTTGATCTTCTCATTGCAGGTCACACACGGGTTCGGCGTGCGCCCAGCCGCATACTCGCCGACGAAGGTCTCGACAACCTCCTCGGTAAATCGCTCCGCGAAATCCCAAATATAGAAGGGGATCCCGAGGACATCGGCGGCTCGGCGAGCGTCGTGCGAGTCCTCGATCGTGCAGCAACCGCGGGATCCCGTCCGCAGGGTGCCAGGCTGAGCGGAGAGCGCCAGGTGCACCCCAACGACGTCGTGCCCGGCATCGACAGCCCGTGCGGCGGCGACTGCCGAATCGACTCCGCCGCTCATGGCAGCCAGTACGCGCATCTCTTACACCTCCTGCTTCTGAGTTTGCTTGCGCATGCCCGCGAGGCCCGCTTGACGGGCTCTGGTGACGACACCGCCGATTTCACGGGCAAGCGTCTTGACGTCGTCCAATGTGGACGTGTGGCCGAGCGAGAATCGAAGTGAGCCACGAGCAGCGGCGGCGTCCGCGCCCATCGCCAACAAGACGTGGCTCGGTTGTGCGACACCGGCCGTGCATGCCGAGCCGGTGGAGCATTCGACTCCCTTGGCGTCCAGGAGCATCAGGAGGCTGTCTCCTGCGCAGCCGGGAAAAGTGAAGTGCGCGTGGCTGGGCAGGCGTTCACCATTGCGCCCATTCAGGATTGCGTCCGGGACTTCGCGCAGAACGGCTTCGACCAGTCCGTCTCGGAGCTGCTCAACGCGGGCGGCATACTCAGGGCGAGTGCTGACGCTCTCGTGGACGGCCGCCGCGAAGCCGACAATCGCGGGCACATCGAGTGTGCCGGAGCGAACGCTGCGCTCCTGGCCACCGCCGTGCAGAACCGGGACACAGGGGGTGTCGCGGTCGAGCAAGAGCGCACCGACGCCGTATGGACCGCCCAGTTTGTGGCCGGTCAAGGTGAGAGCGGCGGCACCGCTGGCGGCGAA
This Amycolatopsis sulphurea DNA region includes the following protein-coding sequences:
- a CDS encoding cysteine desulfurase family protein, with translation MTYLDHAATTPMLPAAVAAMTEALPTVGNASALHSSGRRARRSVEESREVIAAAVGARPSEVIFTAGGTESDNLAVKGIYWARNAEDPARRRILCSTVEHHAVLDTVEWLEQNSNAEITWLEVDDQGRVAPETLRAAIGAHPETVAVATVMWANNEVGTINPIAALATVCNEYEIPLHTDAVQAVGAIPVDFAASGAAALTLTGHKLGGPYGVGALLLDRDTPCVPVLHGGGQERSVRSGTLDVPAIVGFAAAVHESVSTRPEYAARVEQLRDGLVEAVLREVPDAILNGRNGERLPSHAHFTFPGCAGDSLLMLLDAKGVECSTGSACTAGVAQPSHVLLAMGADAAAARGSLRFSLGHTSTLDDVKTLAREIGGVVTRARQAGLAGMRKQTQKQEV